The following proteins are encoded in a genomic region of Micrococcaceae bacterium Sec5.8:
- a CDS encoding tRNA (cytidine(34)-2'-O)-methyltransferase: protein MFRILFHAPEIPGNTGNAIRLAAITGAELHLVEPLGFDFSDAKLRRAGLDYHDLAVVTVHPDMDAAWAALAPERVFAFTSDGETSYTDISYRPGDVLMFGCESVGLPEELKHDRHVTSRVRLPMLPALRSLNLANAASIAVYEAWRQNGFAGARR from the coding sequence GTGTTCCGCATCCTCTTCCATGCCCCCGAAATCCCCGGTAATACGGGCAACGCCATCCGCCTGGCTGCCATCACCGGAGCCGAACTGCACCTGGTCGAGCCCTTGGGCTTTGATTTCTCCGACGCGAAGCTGCGCCGTGCCGGCCTGGACTACCACGACCTCGCCGTCGTGACCGTCCACCCGGACATGGACGCTGCCTGGGCTGCTCTCGCACCGGAACGCGTCTTCGCGTTCACGTCCGACGGCGAAACCTCCTACACCGATATCAGCTACCGTCCCGGGGACGTGCTGATGTTCGGCTGCGAGTCCGTCGGCCTCCCGGAAGAACTCAAGCACGACCGGCATGTTACGTCCCGCGTCAGGCTGCCGATGCTTCCCGCGCTGCGTTCCTTAAACCTCGCGAACGCAGCCTCCATCGCGGTCTACGAAGCCTGGCGACAGAACGGATTCGCCGGAGCCCGGCGGTAA
- a CDS encoding DnaJ domain-containing protein, whose amino-acid sequence MTQGNSSHYQVLRIPVTATDKEIKVAYRRAARTAHPDHGGDPAAFRRVTLAYETLIDARSRAEYDRSYGGGRGAFAGPSPDEGAHFDAPAARSRASANVRRPNTPRNTAADAAVFVPPFEQYAGTNEVPLIPESLARQQVHGLPRKRGIFGAEARIQREMRTVQLISRQILPAIPAARLVNGLQSPADNSHIDHVVLSGYRMAILGSMLLPPGAYAWNGAALTHGGRSIAPPQLSHVVRRMQDIFPELNVTGWTVVHSTDGNLHEPVIDRHRRSEAQETVQVVNAAGLVRGLKQFLSSGPAPNTVIVPVLARLLRGMH is encoded by the coding sequence TTGACGCAGGGCAACAGCTCGCATTACCAGGTGCTCCGCATCCCCGTGACGGCGACGGATAAGGAAATCAAAGTGGCCTACCGCCGGGCCGCACGCACGGCCCACCCTGATCACGGCGGTGACCCCGCCGCGTTCCGGCGCGTCACGCTCGCGTACGAGACGCTGATCGATGCCAGAAGCCGGGCTGAGTACGACCGGTCCTACGGCGGCGGACGCGGCGCCTTCGCAGGCCCGTCCCCCGATGAGGGGGCGCACTTTGATGCTCCCGCCGCCCGGAGCCGCGCCTCAGCGAATGTCCGGCGGCCCAATACCCCCCGCAACACGGCGGCGGACGCTGCCGTGTTCGTGCCGCCGTTCGAGCAATACGCGGGGACCAACGAGGTGCCGCTGATCCCGGAAAGCCTCGCCCGGCAGCAGGTTCACGGGCTGCCGCGCAAGCGGGGAATTTTCGGAGCGGAGGCCAGGATCCAGCGGGAGATGCGGACGGTGCAGCTCATCAGCCGGCAGATCCTTCCTGCGATCCCGGCCGCGCGCCTAGTCAACGGATTGCAGTCCCCCGCGGACAACAGCCACATCGACCACGTCGTCCTCTCGGGCTACCGCATGGCCATTCTCGGTTCGATGCTGCTGCCGCCCGGTGCCTATGCGTGGAACGGCGCCGCCCTCACCCACGGCGGCCGGTCCATCGCCCCGCCCCAGCTGTCCCATGTGGTGCGCCGGATGCAGGATATCTTTCCGGAACTCAATGTGACCGGCTGGACCGTCGTCCACAGCACTGACGGCAACCTGCACGAACCGGTCATCGACCGGCACCGCCGCTCCGAAGCGCAGGAGACCGTGCAGGTGGTCAACGCCGCAGGGCTGGTACGGGGACTCAAACAGTTCCTGAGTTCAGGTCCGGCCCCCAACACCGTCATTGTTCCGGTGCTGGCCCGTCTGCTGCGCGGAATGCACTAG
- a CDS encoding anti-sigma factor yields the protein MTDINAQNNGRVPGGFAADIATDLASGRAADLSEVYALNAVDDAERAAIEAHIAVAPPAERDAFDERVRQTRETLATSFTVEEEPPAGLLDRILAALPAQDVSAAPYGQPRPGMPAAPPVVARPVREPSELSASDELGAARRRREERRRPQGMRNWLVGVAAAAAIAVGGVGVGAYVANQNDPLNQVLQANDIRRATVDVIGGGTATVSVSSSKDAIVVKMNDVPAPPAGKVYQMWLIPKDGSAPVSQGLMDAEALSKPAVVKGISTAAALGITVEPAGGSESPTMPTVAAAPLNA from the coding sequence ATGACCGACATTAATGCGCAGAACAACGGCCGCGTGCCCGGCGGCTTTGCAGCCGACATTGCCACCGACCTTGCGTCGGGGCGGGCTGCCGACCTCTCTGAGGTGTATGCCCTGAATGCCGTGGACGACGCCGAGCGCGCGGCCATCGAGGCTCACATCGCCGTCGCCCCGCCGGCTGAACGGGACGCGTTCGATGAGCGCGTCCGGCAGACCCGGGAAACGCTGGCCACCAGCTTCACAGTGGAGGAAGAACCGCCGGCCGGCCTGCTGGACCGTATTCTGGCAGCCCTACCCGCCCAGGACGTGTCCGCCGCGCCGTATGGGCAACCGCGGCCCGGCATGCCGGCCGCTCCGCCGGTGGTGGCCCGGCCCGTCAGGGAGCCATCCGAACTTTCCGCCAGCGACGAACTCGGGGCGGCCCGGAGACGCCGCGAGGAGCGTCGCCGTCCGCAGGGAATGCGCAACTGGCTGGTGGGGGTGGCTGCTGCAGCTGCCATCGCGGTCGGTGGAGTCGGTGTCGGCGCCTATGTGGCGAACCAGAATGATCCGTTGAACCAGGTACTGCAGGCCAACGATATCCGCCGGGCCACGGTCGACGTCATCGGCGGCGGTACGGCCACCGTGTCCGTGTCAAGCTCGAAGGACGCGATCGTCGTAAAGATGAACGATGTCCCGGCGCCGCCGGCCGGCAAGGTCTACCAGATGTGGCTCATCCCCAAGGATGGCTCGGCGCCCGTCTCCCAAGGCCTGATGGACGCGGAGGCGTTGTCCAAGCCGGCTGTCGTCAAGGGCATCAGCACCGCAGCGGCGCTCGGGATCACGGTGGAACCGGCCGGTGGCTCCGAATCGCCGACCATGCCGACAGTGGCGGCTGCACCGCTGAACGCCTAG
- a CDS encoding gluconokinase has product MAKTAQHPVLVIMGVSGSGKSTVAGLLASRLGWDFAEGDDLHPASNVAKMHAGQPLTDEDRWPWLESIAGWIRQHTASGTPGVVTCSALKKRYRDVLRGEGVVFVFLDGSKERISDRLAARHGHFMPPALLESQFEALEAPTGEENFINLSVSLAPADEAQEIIDRLHLAASDAATP; this is encoded by the coding sequence ATGGCGAAGACTGCGCAGCACCCCGTACTGGTCATCATGGGCGTCTCCGGGTCGGGTAAATCGACGGTCGCCGGTCTGTTGGCCAGCCGTCTGGGCTGGGACTTTGCCGAAGGCGATGACCTGCATCCCGCGTCCAATGTGGCAAAGATGCATGCCGGGCAGCCGTTGACCGACGAGGACCGCTGGCCGTGGTTGGAGAGTATCGCCGGCTGGATCCGGCAGCACACCGCATCCGGAACCCCCGGCGTCGTCACCTGTTCGGCGCTCAAGAAGCGCTACCGGGACGTCCTGCGCGGGGAGGGCGTGGTGTTCGTGTTCCTCGATGGCAGCAAGGAGCGGATCTCGGACCGGCTTGCGGCCCGGCACGGGCATTTCATGCCCCCGGCCCTGCTCGAGTCCCAGTTCGAGGCGCTCGAAGCGCCGACCGGGGAGGAAAACTTCATCAACCTCAGCGTCAGCCTGGCGCCTGCGGACGAAGCGCAGGAGATCATCGACCGGCTGCACCTCGCCGCCAGCGATGCCGCGACGCCGTAG
- the sigK gene encoding ECF RNA polymerase sigma factor SigK — translation METPNAPNPEAAAPPGTPADVNRRLAALLGQVARGDQAAFAEFYDLTSRRVFGMARRVLIDVELSEDTTQEVFLQVWQNAAKFNPEAGSPLAWLMTIAHRRAVDKVRSSQSSTDREAKYGASSQDIDHDSVSDEVGSRLEAEAVVRCLQTLTDTQQESVRLAYYGGLTYREVAERLNAAVPTIKSRIRDGLIRLKTCLGVS, via the coding sequence ATGGAAACTCCCAACGCCCCGAACCCCGAGGCTGCCGCTCCCCCAGGCACGCCAGCCGACGTGAACCGCCGGCTTGCCGCGCTGCTGGGGCAGGTTGCGCGCGGTGACCAGGCAGCCTTCGCCGAGTTCTACGATCTCACGTCCCGGCGCGTCTTCGGCATGGCCCGGCGGGTGTTGATCGACGTCGAACTGAGCGAGGACACCACCCAGGAGGTCTTCCTCCAGGTCTGGCAGAATGCCGCCAAGTTCAATCCCGAGGCCGGCAGCCCGCTGGCGTGGCTCATGACCATCGCGCACCGCAGGGCCGTGGACAAAGTTAGAAGCTCCCAGTCGTCGACCGACAGGGAGGCAAAGTACGGCGCCAGCAGCCAGGACATCGACCACGACTCCGTCTCCGACGAGGTGGGCAGCCGGCTCGAGGCCGAGGCCGTGGTCCGGTGCCTGCAGACGCTGACCGATACACAGCAGGAATCCGTGCGGCTCGCTTACTACGGTGGCCTCACCTACCGGGAAGTCGCGGAGAGGCTCAATGCTGCGGTTCCCACCATCAAATCCCGAATCCGTGACGGACTGATCCGTCTCAAGACCTGTCTGGGGGTGAGTTGA
- a CDS encoding gluconate:H+ symporter, which produces MNSLSILQFPAAIEAWSGLDTRLLAVTAVGIALIVVLITKFKLHPFLALILGSAFVGLAAGVDPGLVIKNFEEGVGGVLKEVGLLIALGAMLGKLLADSGGANRVVDTLLAKATGNEVTGVATGKRAARRTVWAITLVAVIIGLPMFFEIGLVLLLPVIVLVTQRSKMPLMRIAIPALAGLSVLHGLVPPHPGPLIAISAVKAELGTTLALGLLVAVPTVIICGPLFSRLAATWVPVGAPAVAGGIDTQHGADMDGVKRPPSFLVTLLTIIFPVVLMLLKAVGDIMWPEAATAPWIRTFFDFVGQPLVAMTLAVLLAIFTFGYAVGFTGNKITSKIGASLAPIAGIMLIVGAGGGFKQTLIGAGVGNSVKKWAEGTNMSVLLLGFIVAVALRLATGSATVATVTAAGIVAPLASSLTPTHAALLALAIGAGSLFLSHVNDAGFWLVKELFGLTVGQTFKTWSVMETLISLVGFGFIMLLSVII; this is translated from the coding sequence GTGAACTCCCTCTCCATCCTGCAGTTTCCGGCTGCCATCGAAGCCTGGTCCGGCCTCGACACACGTCTTCTCGCGGTCACTGCCGTGGGCATCGCACTCATCGTGGTGCTGATCACCAAGTTCAAGCTCCACCCTTTCCTCGCGCTCATTCTCGGGTCGGCATTCGTGGGCCTTGCCGCCGGCGTGGACCCGGGCCTGGTCATCAAGAACTTCGAAGAGGGGGTGGGCGGAGTCCTGAAGGAAGTCGGGCTGCTGATAGCGCTCGGAGCCATGCTTGGCAAGCTGCTGGCGGACTCCGGCGGCGCGAACCGGGTGGTGGACACTCTCTTGGCCAAGGCCACAGGGAACGAGGTCACAGGGGTGGCCACGGGCAAACGGGCCGCTAGACGGACGGTCTGGGCGATCACGCTCGTCGCAGTCATCATCGGCCTCCCGATGTTCTTCGAAATCGGGCTCGTCCTGTTGCTGCCGGTCATCGTCCTGGTCACGCAGCGCTCCAAAATGCCGCTGATGCGGATCGCCATTCCCGCCCTGGCCGGCCTTTCCGTCCTGCACGGACTCGTGCCCCCGCACCCGGGACCTTTGATCGCGATCAGCGCCGTCAAGGCCGAACTCGGGACCACATTGGCTTTGGGCCTTCTGGTCGCCGTCCCCACGGTTATCATCTGCGGGCCGTTGTTCTCCCGGTTAGCTGCCACGTGGGTTCCTGTGGGGGCGCCTGCTGTCGCCGGCGGCATTGACACACAGCACGGAGCGGACATGGACGGCGTCAAACGCCCGCCGAGCTTCCTCGTGACGCTGCTGACCATCATTTTCCCGGTGGTGCTCATGCTCCTCAAAGCCGTCGGCGACATCATGTGGCCCGAGGCCGCCACTGCACCGTGGATCCGGACGTTCTTCGATTTTGTCGGCCAGCCCCTGGTCGCCATGACTCTGGCCGTGCTGCTGGCCATCTTCACGTTTGGGTATGCGGTGGGGTTCACAGGCAACAAGATCACCAGCAAGATCGGCGCCAGCCTGGCCCCCATCGCCGGGATCATGCTGATCGTAGGTGCCGGCGGAGGTTTCAAACAGACCCTGATCGGCGCCGGCGTGGGTAACTCGGTCAAGAAGTGGGCTGAGGGCACCAACATGTCCGTGCTCCTGCTGGGCTTCATCGTGGCGGTCGCACTGCGCCTTGCCACCGGCTCCGCCACCGTGGCCACCGTGACGGCGGCGGGAATCGTAGCGCCCCTGGCAAGCTCGCTCACGCCGACCCACGCCGCGCTGCTGGCCCTCGCCATCGGCGCGGGCTCGCTGTTCCTCTCGCATGTCAACGACGCCGGGTTCTGGCTGGTGAAAGAGCTGTTCGGACTCACCGTCGGCCAGACTTTCAAGACCTGGTCCGTGATGGAGACCCTGATTTCCCTGGTGGGCTTCGGGTTCATCATGCTGCTCTCGGTCATCATCTAG